AACACAAATTGATTTTTCCTAGATGCTTTCTCTAAGGTTGGGAAAAAATCCTCTTGTTTATCAACTCTAAATCCTATACCTCCATAAGCTTCTACAATCTTTACAAAATCGGGATTCCCAGCAAGTAAAGTAGAAACATAGCGTTTATCATAGAATAATTCTTGCAACTGTCTTACCATTCCCAGGTAACCATTATTCATCAATATTACGATAATTGACAAACGGTTATAAATTGCAGTGGCTAATTCCTGAATATTCATTTGGAAACCACCATCACCAGAAATACAAATGACTGTCTTATGGGGACAGCCTATTTTGGTGCCTATAGCAGCAGGCAATCCGAATCCCATAGCTCCTAATCCCCCTGAAGAGATAAAATGTCGAGGATAATTAACCCGGGTATAATGAGCCGCCCACATCTGATGTTGACCGACATCAGTTACAATAATTGCTTCGCCCTTAAATAACTCATTTAAAGCTTTCATAATAAACCTGGAATGTAGCAGTGGATCATTATCCTCTCTGCTTACAGGGTCTTTTGCCCTAATTTCTTGTAGCTCCTGCAGCCATAAATTATGTTCTTTTCCCCCAATAAAGTTATTCAATTGTTGTAATATATTCTTCAAATCACCTACAATAGGAATTTTTATCGAGATATTTTTCCCTATTTCTGCTGGATCAATGTCTATATGAATAATATCCGCCTGGGGACAAAATTGATTTAAATTACCGGTAATCCTGTCATCAAAACGAGTTCCTAAGGCAATGATTAAATCAGCATTGCTGACTAGCTGATTAGCAGTATATTGGCCATACATTCCTAGCATGCCAAGAAACAGATGATGGTTTGTGGGGAAACTACCTAGACCCATAAAAGTATTAACTACAGGTATATTGGTTTTGATTACTATCTTCATTAATTCCGGAACAGCATTGGCATTAATAACACCTCCCCCGGAAATAATTACTGGCTTTTTTGCTTCCATTATCTTCATTGCTGCAGATTTTATCTGTTTAATATGTCCCCTATAAGAGGGATTATATCCTTTCCTATTTATTTTTTCGGGATAATTAAAATTACCTTTGGCTAACTGAATATCCTTTGGTATATCAATAAGTACCGGACCAGGTCTACCGGTTCGAGCAATATAAAAAGCCTCTTTTATTATTGATGCTAAATCTCCAACTTTTCTGGCAATATAATTATGTTTGGTAATGGGTAAAGTTATTCCGGTAATATCAACTTCTTGGAAGGCATCATTACCTACTAAAGCAGTGGGTACTTGCCCAGTAAAGGCAACCAATGGGACCGAATCCATATGTGCATTGGCCAGACCGGTTACCAGATTAGTGGCACCGGGTCCAGAGGTAACCACACACACTCCTACCTCACCAGTTGCTCTGGCATATCCATCTGCCGCATGAACTGCTCCCTGTTCGTGTCTGGTTAAAATATTCTTAAAAGGAAGTGGTTCATATTTTCCAAAGGTATCGTACAAAGGCATAATTGCCGCACCTGGTATACCAAAAATAACCTTTATTTTTTCCTGCTTTAGACATTCAACAATAATTTCAGTTCCACTTAATTCCATTTCTGTCACCTCAATTCTTTTCTATCAACAATAGCTATATTTTATATGCTTCACTGAAAATTTTATGTTGCTAAAAAATATCAATAATTAATAAAAATCCCCAGCAAGCAGGCTCTTTCTTATCGTACAAGGAACCTTCCGCTGGGGTCTTTTTTACCCACGGTGTAATACGAAAACTTTTAAAAGATAAATCTCGTATTTTATACCACTTGGTCCAGACTTTTACCAGAAAACGGAACCCTAGGTATACTTCCTTAAATAAAAAAGTCGTCCCTGAGCCTATCAGGCTCATATAGGGACGACTTTCTCGTGTTACCACCCTATTTCGGTAGAAAAATCAATCTTTTCTACCCTCATTCTGTTTCAAAAATCCTACTGAGTTAGTCAAACTTTACTCATCACTGATATAGAAAGAAGTGAGTTTCGGTAACATTTACTGCCATACTCACACCAGAACATGGCTCTCTTTAGTCAATCATTACCTACTGGCTTCTTAAAAAAGGTAATTTTTGAAATTCTACTAATATATTCTGATTTTGTCAAATAATTTTTGCTATTTGCTTATAAATTAATTCCAATCTTCAAATTTTTTCTAATAAGAATTTATTTGATAATATTAAGATTCGGCTTTAACATCCTTGCTAACACTGTACTTTCTGATGGGCAGGAAGGCATGAACCTCTCTTTTGTATTTCACAAATATATCGCCAAATACTTCCTGCAAAAACTTACTCTCCTGTGCAGCTGAAAATCCTAAGAAAGCCTTGATCATAACGAGAAAGGCAATAATAATTACTGTGGCAAAAAGAGAAAAGGGATTATTTTTAATACCTATCATTATCCCTCCAATCATAAACATATAAATTCCTGTATAAAGTGGGTGTCTGATAAAAGCATATATGCCGCTGGTAATAATCTTGGTTGAAGAAAGCATATGCCCTGCCCAGGTATGATATTTCCCTAAATCTATCTTAGC
This portion of the Atribacterota bacterium genome encodes:
- a CDS encoding methyltransferase, coding for MSLTIFQAIAFVCLIVFTFFVSDFRNKKGMLPLINIKIVSILKLFYLVPIFVYIYVIINMKNMFFHNYIGLFCTFSGAFLVAKAKIDLGKYHTWAGHMLSSTKIITSGIYAFIRHPLYTGIYMFMIGGIMIGIKNNPFSLFATVIIIAFLVMIKAFLGFSAAQESKFLQEVFGDIFVKYKREVHAFLPIRKYSVSKDVKAES
- the ilvB gene encoding biosynthetic-type acetolactate synthase large subunit, translated to MELSGTEIIVECLKQEKIKVIFGIPGAAIMPLYDTFGKYEPLPFKNILTRHEQGAVHAADGYARATGEVGVCVVTSGPGATNLVTGLANAHMDSVPLVAFTGQVPTALVGNDAFQEVDITGITLPITKHNYIARKVGDLASIIKEAFYIARTGRPGPVLIDIPKDIQLAKGNFNYPEKINRKGYNPSYRGHIKQIKSAAMKIMEAKKPVIISGGGVINANAVPELMKIVIKTNIPVVNTFMGLGSFPTNHHLFLGMLGMYGQYTANQLVSNADLIIALGTRFDDRITGNLNQFCPQADIIHIDIDPAEIGKNISIKIPIVGDLKNILQQLNNFIGGKEHNLWLQELQEIRAKDPVSREDNDPLLHSRFIMKALNELFKGEAIIVTDVGQHQMWAAHYTRVNYPRHFISSGGLGAMGFGLPAAIGTKIGCPHKTVICISGDGGFQMNIQELATAIYNRLSIIVILMNNGYLGMVRQLQELFYDKRYVSTLLAGNPDFVKIVEAYGGIGFRVDKQEDFFPTLEKASRKNQFVLIDCHIPAEENIFPLVKPDSSINQMIGVD